A part of Rhopalosiphum maidis isolate BTI-1 chromosome 3, ASM367621v3, whole genome shotgun sequence genomic DNA contains:
- the LOC113559611 gene encoding GATOR complex protein DEPDC5 isoform X3 gives MVYIFLQMTSEMWEFNFLGDTYFEKSVDGFLYDLFEKWRYFGSNHEVTLVVFSRVFYKANKLEEFPEAMRECLQVDYKNRFYEDFYRVVIQNERYEDWAAASLMLLRRLYYTYKIDILNYHHKVLHDSGVSISSIPEAYLSHASQGNFLEVLNMALNVFEKHYIERSLDRTGQLAIVISPGMGEFYVDRQLTNITKQRVMDNGVGIDLICVGQEPLYAVPLFLFQNRDESLGDDCSIPHWINLSFYRSNHMPQRSTFVPRIKVPNQFSNILLNRPKMGLRVVSSNSLSASMRNKFTNSAQDYMNYDDGVLDKKNKTSMPRFGNTNNIMPLNKLNGISASRKKKFSTCSFDVNSDKSIALSRSLSPLKQRSITPPPKSQSEFINLPQLNRNRSRSIDESLKKYNKLTVNGSSKQDAKNNLKLVRVRGLINPFDKSRYHVKLTSNRRRWSHTFPEKIKNTRKFYDDFEFSGLTELSSCDMENILENIQILKKKLNLNIIKLLKYRIEEKQNITSSCEWSSDFELTNICTPGVDWKSLVFPACLPITTDYFPDEVTLQSYYLFSNYNLLPDYVNAEVALQRAVYRQPLSALEVFYQMICQRLSQGFQLVVSKDENPEHKKKINSIVIRSTAHDERFIEMRLSIGRIVHTVTLFGSEIQVTRYRPRFPYATFEIQYRYRFQAPDHSTYGISWISFITEKLENYNWNYMDHYLCARGDMDYDLHEKLKYWRFRMYLLPWRQDATKTIMSHLDDKFYCDIYKIPTMEEQVCFTNKFVKFIETWINRIKRSTTLSLKSSSDTSPYRDRVNSIRPLDKPRPRSGSNVYDKAIVSLFPENPVQDEIIDDIESPINLINSELLKENISNVDLVEHLCNTQVGVGFVNRHMGLPQNTFVSNDAITWLINNLKTINSRDEAVERLQDILSEGLICHASGDFSHPFIDGFYLYYFPSCESPTGQPSSPTHDFQAFENEWVEVEVKQPIEYPKNIDFLMDNLSLPQSLQHGNKREVPWYKEAHLEMDVNSKSDRVEWGHARYQSLYRCDQAYEIIARWVAASGSVVADLVYNWARKAQTGGFQLIPLPADPFALPYTLKSDPLRGPVFVPLNLDCLLTDDNNCLFHEYPEDSWLRRLLLFQEVILYRFGFVICNSKTNGNESYHNQYIHLTGNVFVLILSDLIEETKEKNDSPDQGLNELEASVNQQELQFSPHMEYISRHVYHSLPKENDPKIEKRVGFLWAWNHMVSRRWKSSNPATGDEQFQNKLLEDFRYFCSNKDDRLSNFWKSCKDEYYTIKHQE, from the exons ATGGTTTACATATTTCTTCAAATGACTTCTGAAATGTGGGAATTCAACTTTCTAGGGGatacttattttgaaaaatctgtGGATGGTTTTCTATATgacttatttgaaaaatggcGA tattttggtAGTAATCATGAAGTAACACTTGTTGTATTCTCCCGAGTTTTTTACAAAGCTAataaattagaagaattccCTGAAGCTATGAGAGAATGTCTCCAAGTAGATTACAAGAATCGTTTTTATGAAGATTTTTACag ggtAGTAATTCAAAATGAACGTTATGAAGATTGGGCAGCAGCTTCATTAATGCTTCTTCGACgtctttattatacatacaaaatagatattttaaactatcatCATAAAGTACTTCATGACTCTGGTGTTTCAATTAGTTCAATACCAGAAGCTTATTTATCACATGCTTCTCAAGGCAATTTTCttgaagtattaaatatgGCATTAAATG tttttgaaaaacattacATTGAAAGAAGTTTAGATCGGACTGGTCAATTAGCAATTGTTATATCTCCTGGTATGGGTGAATTTTATGTTGATAGACAactaacaaatattacaaaacaaagAGTTATGGATAATGGTGTAGGAATTGATTTGATCTGTGTTGGTCAAGAGCCATTGTATGCTGTTCCATTATTTTTG tttcaaaaCCGTGATGAATCTTTAGGAGATGACTGCAGTATTCCACATTGGATAAATTTAAG ctTTTACAGAAGTAATCACATGCCACAAAGATCTACATTTGTTCCTCGGATTAAAGTACCTAATCAGTTTtccaacattttattaaatcgtcCAAAAATGGGCTTAAGAGTAGTGTCATCAAATAGTTTATCAGCTTCTATGCGAAATAAGTTCACCAACTCTGCACAAGATTATATGAACTATGATGATGGTGTacttgacaaaaaaaataaaactagtatGCCTAGGTTCGG caatacCAATAACATTATGccactaaataaattaaatggaaTCAGTgcatcaagaaaaaaaaaatttagtacatGCAGCTTTGATGTAAATTCTGATAAATCAATTGCTCTTAGTCGTAGCCTTTCTCCTTTAAAACAGCGAAGCATCACTCCTCCACCCAAAAGCCAGTCTGAATTCATAAATTTGCCACAATTAAACA GGAATAGAAGTCGGAGTATTGATGAAAGCttgaaaaagtataataaattgactgTGAATGGATCTAGTAAACAAGATgccaaaaacaatttaaaactcgTGCGTGTGCGAGGTCTTATTAATCCATTTGACAAATCACGATATCACGTCAAGTTGACATCAAATCGAAGAAGATGGAGTCATACATTTCCAGAAA aaattaaaaatacaagaaaGTTTTATGacgattttgaattttctggaCTTACAGAGCTGAGCTCATGTGACATGGAGAATATTCTAGAAAATATTCagatactgaaaaaaaaat taaatttaaacataataaaattattaaaatatagaattgaagaaaaacaaaatatcacaAGTTCTTGTGAGTGGTCAAGTGACTTTGAATtgacaaatatttgtacaccAG gtGTTGATTGGAAATCACTAGTGTTTCCTGCTTGCTTACCAATAACAACAGACTATTTTCCCGATGAAGTAACTcttcaatcatattatttattttcaaattacaatCTGTTACCTGATTATGTAAATGCTGAAGTTGCCTTGCAAAGAGCTGTTTATCGTCAACCACTATCTGCTTTAGAAGttttttatcaaatgataTGTCAACGCTTATCTCAA GGTTTTCAATTGGTTGTAAGTAAAGATGAAAATCCAGAACATAAAAAGAAGATAAATAGCATTGTCATAAGATCAACAGCTCATGATGAACGATTTATTGAAATGCGGCTTAGTATTGGAAGAATAGTTCATACTGTTACTTTGTTTGGTTCAGAAATTCAAGTGACACGATATAGACCAag ATTTCCATACGCGAcatttgaaatacaatatcGCTATCGTTTTCAAGCTCCAGACCATTCAACTTATGGAATTTCATGGATATCATTTATTACTgagaaattagaaaattataattggaaTTACATGGATCATTATTTATGTGCTCGTGGGGATATGGATTATGATTTACATGag aaattaaaatattggcgGTTTCGTATGTATCTTCTTCCTTGGCGTCAAGATGCCACAAAAACTATTATGAGTCATTTAGACGATAAATTTTACTgtgatatttacaaaatacctACTATGGAGGAACAAGtttgttttacaaataaattcgtaaaatttattgaaacttGGATAAATCGTATTAAAAGATCAACAACACTTAGCCTTAag agttCAAGTGATACATCACCTTATAGAGATCGTGTTAACTCCATACGTCCATTGGATAAACCACGTCCAAG gtccggttcaaatgtttatgataAAGCAATTGTATCACTGTTTCCTGAAAATCCTGTTCAAGATGAAATTATTGATGATATTGAGAg cccgataaatttaattaattctgaattgttaaaagaaaatatttccaaCGTCGATCTAGTAGAACATTTGTGTAATACACAAGTTGGTGTTGGTTTTGTTAATAGACACATGGGCTTAccacaaaatacatttgtcaGTAATGATGCAATTACATggcttataaacaatttaaagacaATAAATAGCAGAGATGAAGCTGTTGAACGTTTACAG gACATTTTAAGCGAAGGATTAATTTGCCATGCATCTGGAGATTTTTCTCATCCTTTCATTGAtgggttttatttatattattttccttcATGTGAATCACCTACTGGtcaac CTTCTTCCCCTACACATGATTTTCAAGCATTTGAAAATGAATGGGTCGAAGTGGAAGTTAAACAACCCATTGAATACCCAAAAAATATAGACTTTTTAATGGATAATTTGTCACTTCCACAGTCATTACAACATGGAAATAAGAGAGAag taCCATGGTATAAAGAAGCTCATTTAGAAATGGATGTTAACAGTAAAAGTGATCGTGTAGAATGGGGTCATGCCAGATATCAATCACTTTATCGTTGTGATCAGGCGTATGAGATTATAGCTCGATGGGTTGCTGCATCTGGTTCAGTTGTAGCTGATttg gtgtaTAATTGGGCACGTAAAGCACAAACTGGTGGATTTCAGTTAATACCATTACCTGCTGACCCATTTGCTTTGccatatactttaaaatctgATCCTCTCCGTGGTCCAGTATTTGTACCTCTCAATTTAGATTGTCTTctaacagatgataacaattgtttatttcatg aATACCCTGAAGATTCATGGCTCcgaagattattattattccaagaAGTTATACTTTACCGATTTGGGtttgtaatatgtaattcaaaaactaatgGTAATGAATCATATCacaatcaatatattcatctTACAg GTAACGTGTTTGTGTTAATACTTTCTGATTTGATTGAAGAAACTAAAGAGAAAAATGATTCTCCCGATCAAGGATTAAATGAATTAGAAGCTAGTGTTAATCAGCAAGAATTACAATTTAGCCCTCATATGGAGTACATATCACGGCACGTGTATCATAGTTTACCTAAAGAAAATGAtccaaaaatagaaaaaagg gtTGGTTTTCTTTGGGCATGGAATCATATGGTAAGTCGTAGATGGAAGTCGTCAAATCCAGCAACTGGTGATGAACAATTCCAAAATAAACTATTGGaagattttagatatttttgtaGCAATAAAGATGACCGATTATCAAATTTTTGGAAATCTTGTAaagatgaatattatacaattaaacaccaagaataa